tgccatttgagaccATTTAGTGACACCAGCTTATGCTCCATCCTCCTCTGTAATGTTGGCATAGCGGAGACGTTAACGGACACACTTTTGCGTTGACCCCGCTGCCAGAGTTTAGCCCTCCTCCATCCTCTataggggtgtggaggagagagagatgctggagAACCTTGTGCAGTGGAAACTGACCCCCAGTCCTTGCATCAGCGGCATGAGGGGAATCTCACTTTCTGTTGAACACCCGCGTCATATGCATATGCTTAAGTATAGCAGCTCCCACAACCCGGTACTAGTAAATTAAGTTCTAATTtggtcccctctcctctcccacacagacacacacacacactccaactcCTCCTACTCCCATACGCCTCCCCTAGTCGTCAATCACCCACACATTTGGCATCCCTTCTTTGGTCTATGCCCACGTGACGGCAACGTGAGTTGCATACACCCTCCACGTACCTGGTATTGGACCAGCTTTTCTTGTAACATCATGTGACTGTGAGGTGATATTGAATGTCCCAGCCATGCTCTAATAATCAGGGTGGGCTGTGGGAAGCTGAACTAATGCAGTGTGGATGTATTGTATGTGTTTTCCCCTGTTCTGTTGTGTGTGAGTAACCTCATTGACTGAATCACTGactcttctgttctctcctctctcattcctcaaaTCCTCTTTTTTTGCTCTCTACACTTCTATggctctctctgtgctctcatCTTCCCCTCTTTCATTCCTCTCACTCGCTCcatctctgcctccccctccgtccctccctacACAGCGTCTCTGAGCAGTCTGTTGATTACTCCGTTCCCCTCCCCGGGCTCCTCCCTCACCAGCAGCCAGGCCAGTAGCTACCAGAGACGCTGGCTCCGCAGCCAGACCACCAGTCTGGAGAACGGGGTCTTCCCAAGATGGTGAGTGACTGCAGCTCAACACATTTACAGACACACACTCCTTCTGGTGTCCCCCTGTCAGGGCCTCTCGTATGTCCATGTGAAGTGGAACTCGCAATGACTTCATCTAATTCCAGCAGGCATACTGCTATATACAAATAACTGAACAgtatggtgatgatggtgtgtggCCCCACTGGCCCACTCCCTGAATCTAACTACACATAGCAGTTACACTGGCACGGGCGTTTTCTTTGAATAGTAAATGACCAGTAGGCTGTTACaaattacatttttgttttgGCCTACAACCAGTTCCCAGAAGTCAAAGGTGAGCTGAAGAGCTCTCTGACTTTGTGTACCTGTGTGTTTTTAGATgcagaaaaacatgttgactctaatCACACTGCAAACGTGATACAGATCAGCACCTCAGTCCTGGTTATATCAACACCATCGTAGACATCTAGAAGACCCATGGCTTGTTGTTGTTACCTATGGTTTTTACCCCAGATCTGAGAGTTTATGCCATCATACTCCTCTGTAAGGCATCATTTACCTTTTCTTTTGTCTTTGGACTTTAGCCTGTTAAGAATCCTGTTGTTCACTTCTCCATAGTACCTGTCTCTGTGCAACCCCATAGATTTAGCATGATGTTTATGGCATTGCCCCTTGCTCCAGGTCTGTGGAAGAAAGCTTCAATATGTCGGACGAGAGCGGAGGTCCCAGCCTGGGCGTGGCCAGGAAGAAGAAGATAGCCATTGGtgtcatcttcctcctctcccaggACGAAGAGGAGAACATCAAGTTCCAGGACTTCTTCTTCTCCCACTTCCCCCTCTTCGAGAGCCACATGAACAAACTAAAAAGTGCCATTGAACAGGTGAGGAGCACCTCACATAGATATTGTGGTCGGTGTGTGGAAGTCTCCCTGGTGTATTTGACAGATGTTAGATGTACTACATGTAATCAGACTTGCTCAGTGTGTTAAACATATACAAtgtaaagtgcattcggaaagtatttagaccccttcctttttcccacattttgttacgttacagcctttttctaaaattgatttgaaataaaataaattctctcataaatctacacacaataccccataatgacacagcgaaaacaggtttgtagaaatgtttgtaaatgtattgaaaataacataccttgtttacataagtattcacaccctttgttatgcgactcgaaattgagctcaggtgcatcctgtttccattgatcatccttgagatatttctacaacttgattggagtccacctgtggtaaattcagttgattggacatggtttggaaaggcacacacctgtctatataaggtcccacagttgaccgtgcatgtcagagcaaaaaccaagccatgaggtcgaaggaattgtgttgaggtacagatctgggtATGGGTACCAACAAacctctgcagcattgaagatccccaagaacagagtggcctcaatcattcttaaatggaagaagtttggaaccatcaagactcttctttgagctggccacccggccaaactgagtcatctggggagaagggccttggtcagggaggtgaccaagagctTGATAGTCACTGTGAAAAagctacagagttcctctgtggagaggggagaaccttccagaaggacaaacatcgctgcagcactccaccaatcaggcctttatgctagagtggccaggtggaagccactcctcattaaaagaCACCGAAAAcaagatcctctggtctgatgaaaccaagattgaaccctttGTCCTCAATGCCAAGTGTAacgtctggaggaaaactggcactatccctatggtgtagcatggtggtggcagaatcatgttgtggggatatttttcagcggcagggactgagaaactagtcagaatcgagggaaagatgaatggagcaaagtaaagagatccttgataaaaacctgctcaggacctcagactggcgcgaaggttcatcttccaacaggacaacgaccctaagcacatagccaagacaacgcaggagtgactaaaggacaagtctctgaatgtccttgagtggccaagccagagcccggacttgaacccaatcgaacatctctgcagcgaagctccccatccaagcTGACGGAGcttgaaccttccagaaggatgaCCAAGgatgaaccttccagaaggatgaggatctgcagagaagaatgggagaaactccacaaatactgGTGTGataaacttgtagcgtcatacccaagaagactcgagactaatcgctgccaaaggtgcttcaaccaaagtactgagtaaatggtgtggatacttatgtaaatgtgatatttcagctttttatttttaataactgAACtacaataaaaaaacatttaaaaactgtttttgctttgtcattatcgggtattgtgtgtagattgatgagggggaaaaaacaatataatcaattttagaataaggctgtaacataacaaaatgtggaaaaggttaagggatctgaatactttccgaatgcactgtatgttggcCTAAAATTGAAAAATAAAAACCATTGACTTCTGTTAGATCTGTCATGGGTCATGTTTACTGAAGGCTGTATGTATTTATGGGTCACAGTTCTTGTACGTTAGTGTAGCCTGCCGCTCTTTTCTccactcttcccctccctctttaATGACATGACATGGCATGCCTCTAACATTCCTCTTTTCTCATTAAAAAGGCCATGAAAATGAGCCGGCGATCAGTTGATTCCAGTCAGAGGGCTCTGGCCTATAGCCGCATGGTGGATGGCCTCAATGAATTCAGGTGAGTTACTGTCAAGTGTTTACTGAGACCAAGGCAAACTGTCCTGAGAATGTAGCAGAGGAAAATTCGCTTAGCTTGTTACCTAGGagcccagggagggagggagggagggaagggggtggGGGTCAAGAGGTGGAGGCATGTTTTGTTGCAATAGGGACTCGGATAAAATATACAGTGTCAGAGAGCAGTAGATCATTAATCCACACGTTAGTTTAATAGTGATAGGTTTGGTTTCTGAGCTTTAGGTATTATTAatcattatttatattattaatcATTAGGTATCATCAGGTATATTATTAatcattatttatattattaatcATTAGGTATCATCAGGTATATTATTAatcattatttatattattaatcATTAGGTATCATCAGGTATACAAATTAATCATTATGTATATTATAAATCATCAGTTATCATCAGGTATATTATTAATCTTTAGGTATATTATAAATCATCAGGTATCATCAGGTATATTATTATTCATTGGCAGGTATATTATTAATCATTAGGTATATTATTAATCATTGGCAGGTACATTATTAATCATTAGGTATATTATTCATCGGCAGGTATATTATTCATTGGCAGGTATATTATTCATCGTCAGGTATATTATTAATCATTAGGTATATTATTAATCGGCAGGTATATTATTAATCATTAGGTATATTATTCATTGGCAGGTATATTATTAATCATTAGGTATATTATTCATCGGCAGGTATATTATTAATCATTAGGTATATTATTCATTGGCAGGTATGTTATTATTAATCGTCAGGTATATTATTAATCATTAGGTATATTATTCATCGGCAGGTATATTATTAATCATTAGGTATATTATTCATCAGCAGGTATATTATTCATCGGCAGGTATATTATTCATTGGCAGGTATATTATTAATCATTAGGTATATTATTCATTGGCAGGTATATTATTAATCATTAGGTATATTATTCATTGGCAGGTATATTATTAATCATTAGGTATATTATTCGTCGGCAGGTATATTATTAATCATTAGGTATATTATTAATCGGCAGGTATATTATTAATCATCAGGTATATTATTAATCATAAGGTATATTATTCATTGGCAGGTATATTATTAATCATTAGGCATATTATTCATTGGCAGGTATATTATTACTCGTCAGGTATATTTTTAATCATTAGGTATATTATTCATTGGAAGGTATATTATTAATCATTAGGTATATTATTCATTGGCAGGTATATTATTAATCATTAGGTATATTATTAATCATTAGGTATATTATTAATCATTAGGTATATTATTCATTGGCAGGTATATTATTAATCATTAGGTATATTATTCATTGGCAGGTATATTATTAATCATTAGGTATATTATTCATTGGCAGGTATATTATTAATCGTCAGGTATATTATTAATCATTAGGTATATTATTCATTGGCAGGTATATTATTAATCATTAGGTATATTATTCATTGGCAGGTATATTATTAATCATTAGATATATTATTCATTGGCAGGTATATTATTAATCATCAGGTATATTATTAATCATTAGGTATATTATTCATCGGCAGGTATATTATTCATCGGCAGGTATATTATTAATCATTAGTTGTATTATTAATCATCAGGTATAATAGACATGAGGGGTGCCTTAAGTAAGATTGGGAGAGGCTGAGTGCAGGGAAAAGGATCCCATGTAGCAGTACTGATAAGGGGAGGAACCGTTTAAGGCCCAGATCACCACCCATAGTGGGGTATGTATACTACCATGGGTGAAACCATGTTTTTGTCTGAATGCAGCTGTATTGGCCCTCTGGGAAGTataaacttggttaagctttcATAGAGTAAAAAAACTCAACTGACactgagaattagaacctaacaataGTCAGTGGCGTAGATATCATCTGACCTTCCTAACTGGGTAGCGTCCACACAGGGTGTTTTCTCAGACCGAGCCAAAATAAGCACATTAATAATCTGCACTGTAAGCAGAGAGGGAGCACGCAGTCCCTACCGGTCCTGTCCACACTCACAAATGGTGATGAAGCGCCAGCTACACCCATGCTGCTTCCAGTGCATGCTGGGAACCCCACTGCTGCAGAGCCAGTGacgagggagggaaaggagagacatgTGGGGCGGCTTGTGTCTCTGCACCACTGGCCGCATGCTCGGACTCTTTCTCCTAGCTGGAGGCTTCCCATTGCTGCAGTCATATGCCTGCTGGCGCGGTGCCACAGCAAACCGAGCCCCAGCTGAGGAAACACGATCTTTCTCACACAGTGTCCAGGCTACCAGAATAGTCAATTATATGTCAGTGCCATCAGCAGGAAGGCCAATTTCACTGAGGAAAAAACAAATATTTCAAATATCTCACCTTCAGCGTCTAAATATACATCCACTGATGTATATTTGTTTTTGACTGTTAGGCCTCTTAGGTCATGGAACATGATGGTGCAAAACAGAAGATATGCCTTTTGATGTTATTGACCTGTTTTCCCCTCAGAGTAGGATAGAAAACAGACTATTTTAGGGATACTATGGTGCGTGCGTCTTAATGTTTCATTTTTTATCATGTGTTGGTCATTGTTAGTCATTAATGATGCATGCTGTGATAAAACAATTTCCCAAGTTTGTATTAATAAAGTAATACTCTACTCTCGACATGACACGGTCTGGCCTAACCGACACCCATAGCCACAGTCTGGCCTAACCAACACCCATAGCCACGGTCTGGCCTAACCGACGCCCGTAGCCACGGTCTGGCCTAACCAACACCCATAGCCACGGGCTGGCCTAACCAACGCCCATAGCCACGGTCTGGCCTAACCAACGCCCATAGCCACGGTCTGGCCTAACCAACGCCCATAGCCACGGTCTGGCCTAACCAACGCCCATAGCCACGGTCTGGCCTAACCAACGCCCATAGCCACGGTCTGGCCTAACCAACGCCCATAGCCACGGTCTGGCCTAACCAACACCCATAGCCACGGTCTGGCCTAACCAACGCCCATAGCCACGGTCTGGCCTAACCAACACCCATAGCCACGGTCTGGCCTAACCAACGCCCATAGCCACGGTCTGGCCTAACCAACGCCCATAGCCACGGTCTGGCCTAACCAACGCCCATAGCCACGGTCTGGCCTAACCAAAGCCCATAGCCACGGGAGGCACTGCAGTATGTTACCTACATAGAAACACGCATTATGCTGATTGGATATCTGTCAGGGTCGGGATATGAAGAAAACTGGTGCGTTCGGTTCCACAGAGAGGTTAATTTAATGGAAATGGTAATGTACTGAACGACCAGTTGAAGAATGATGGTGTTCCAGAGGGAGATTGTATGGTGTGTGTGCTGCTCGAGTTTAGCCATTTTCTAAATGGTCACACCCATTGATCAGGCCACACCCACCAAACGGGAGCAAACCTACCACAAAGGCTGTTGAAGAATGGTGCGCACCGTTTTGGGGAAACATGTCGTTTAGTACAAACAGTCAAACGTTGAATCGAGCTGAACGCGCACCTGCTCAAGAGTCTCTTCATTTCTTGACTGACTTGATATGCTTTGCCCGCACAAGCGGTATAGAGGTCAGAGGGAATAACCTTAGATGCGGTCGGTTTTTAAATGTCCACTGGACTAGACATACCTTCACGTCCGTCGCTACCTTAAAGTTCAGCTGTTCAGACGGCTGTAAGGATAGACCCTGAGCTGGCTTCCCCACGTCAGGGAAAGACAGAGCTGTCACAACCCATGCCACACCTGGGGCTTTTAATAGGTTACTACATACTTGGTACTGAGAAGTGTTGCTGGGATGAGCTTTACCAAACGGTTCTGGAGTTAGGTGTTCGTTGAATTATAACACGATTCTAGTTAAAGCCATTTCAGCATATTTCCCTGCGGTGTGTCAAAATTAAGTTAAAAGTCCGTTAAAAGTCCGTTAAAAACCGTGTTGCCCAAAATTATATGTTACCAATGCTACGGTTTTAACAGGAGGTGCATTTTCAGCCTGTCGGTCAGGTAACTTGAGCCCTGGGTTCAAGTGGCGTTTTTGGTGTTCATCTTTCAATTCTGTGAATTTTTGTCTGGGAAAGACCTTGTACAAATCATCAATCTCCTTACTACCTGTCATATCCTGTCTATAACCTATTGCTCTTGTTCGATAGTTACACTACTTGTTTTCTTCAGTCATCAGCAAACATCTGGGCTCTAAAACTATAATTACGCCCTATAATTCCACACATTCCTCCATCCTGAGAGATTCCCTCAGCTCTGTGTAAAGCTCTGGACGGCTGCCCGCTGTGGAATTTCCAGACGCTGAATTGCCTCAGAGAGAGGGTCTCCCTTGTAAGCAGGGCCTGGACTGAGAACTGTGGCCCTCTTGTTCACCCCGAGACAATGATGGCttgtgtttctccctccctctctccaggacGACCATCGTCAACCTTTACACCATGCCCCGCGTGGCCGAGCCCGTTTGGCTCACCATGATGTCTGGAGCCCCCGAGAAGAACCAGCTCTGTGGACATTTCATGAGGGAGCTCGCGCTACTCATGGAGCAGGCCTCAAAGAACCAGTTGagtgctcctgtctgtctctgtatgcctgtctgtgtgttactgtgtgtgtgcgcgataCTTATTATTTTTTTGCTGCATTCAATCGTGAATGAGCTGCAAAGTCAGAAATCCCTGCCAATCTTTAGCTTGTTATGTTGATGTTACAAAACCAAGCTGAATCATTTGTCAATGTATCAATTGGTAGCAAGACATCCATAGAACTTCTCTGATGTTCCACTcactgcattagtatgcagtagtCTACGACGGTCTGCCTCGTAATTTAGACTGACCAGTGACCACTGTGTCGTATCTCTGAATGATCACGAGATAGAGAAGAGGGAAGTAGCAGAACATGAGGCTGCGGTGGTGGAGATAAAGAAAAGCGTGTCAAACAGAGAGTGAAAGACATTAGAgttctgtatcccaaatggcacctcaaTCCCCccccccggtcaaaagtagtgtacttcatagggaatagggtgccatttggggtacAGACAGTCTGTGCCTAACCCAactgctctctcttcctcatctcccagGTTCCTCCCTGCCCTCCTTACAGCCATTCTCACCAACCACCTGGCCTGGGTGCCCACTGTCATGCCCAACGGACAGCCGCCCATCAAGATCTTCCTGGAGAAACACTCTTCTCAGAGCGTGGATAGGCTGGCCAAGAGCCACCCCTACAACCCACTGTGGGCCCAGCTCGGTAAGAACAGACTACAGGCCAGGACTCTGGTTGAGAACCTCTTCAGTCTTATGTGATAGTGCTTCCACACACATGTGGGATGGGGATTAAGATAGCCAGAGGCTAGTCCttttcagaccaggctagtagaaAATATGCCGAACTAGCTCCACAGGCCTGTGAAATTGGATCTtttcaaataagaatttgttcttaactgacttgcctagttaactaaaggtaaaaatatatatataaaaaatactaGGTAGTGGGCTTCATTTTTAGCACAGGCACAGTTTGGAACTTTGGTGTACAACTCCACATAGTGGCTGAACAGGAGAAATGCAGCACTGAGCAGTGATACAGATGGAGATTTCCTTCACTCTCCCAAATGTTAAAGGGAAAAAATAAGTTCTACACATTTGACCCcattttcatgttcaaaatgtGGCTTTACTTATGCAACAAAGTGAAAATAAGAAACGTGTTGTTAACTGTGGTGTTTGTTTTGTGACTAGGTGACTTGTACGGGGCCATCGGCTCCCCGGTGCGTCTGTCCAGGACAGTAGTGGTGGGGCGGAGACGGGAGCTAGTCCAACGACTCCTCTATGTGCTCACCTACTTCATCCGCTGCTCTGAGCTGCTGGAGACCCACATGCTGGACAGCACTGAGGACGAGGCCATCGTCATCCCAGGCTCTCTCATCACCACCTCGCTGCAGCGTGGGGAGGTGGAGGAGTCAGACTATGTGCTGGTCACCGTGCACAAGCCCAGCGGAGACTACCTCAGCCAGGATCCCGAGCCCCAAGAGGACCGCAGCTACCCCTCACACAGCAACAACAGCTTGCAGTGCAGCACCTACACTGAGGCTGGCCCTAAGGAGGGGGACAGTAACAACAGCCAGGGCTCCAAGAACATTGTCCTGCAGACCCAGGCCCACTTCAGCCACAACACTAACGCTGTGCCCATCATCCACATGGAGGATGTTAGTGAGCCCACGCCGCTCAAGGAGTCACCAACTGCCTTTCTGGAGGCCAAGCTGGAAACAGTGGTGTGTGTGGGCTCCACCTCCCCCAGGGAGACAGTGGTGCGTGTGGGCTCCGCCTCCCCCAGGGAGCAGGTCTGTGTGCTGCTGGAGACGAAGCCTGAGACAGAGTTAGAGGTCAAGGCCAGCGAGAAGGAGGGGGTGGGGAGTCTGCCCATCAAGGTGTTCCACTCTTCTGGGATACCACTGGAGAAGAAGCCCCCTGACAAgactgtacctgtacctgtacccgGCCCCTTTCTGTCAAAACACCAGGAGGAGCCGGCCACCAAAGTGCTGTTTCTCATCGGCGACCCCCAGTCTCCGGGatcagacacagagagcaggaggaggaagctTGAGGAGGACATTAAGAAGCACAAGAAATGCATCAAAGAGAAACAGAGGCAGCAACCGCAactacaacaacagcaacaaccacTACAACAGCAGCAATcgctactacaacaacaacagcaaccgCAGCAACAACAGCAACCACAACCGCAGCAACAACAGCAACCGCAACCGCAGCAACAACAGCAACCGCAACCACAGCAACCGCAACCACAGCAACCGCAACCACAGCAAccgcagcaacaacaacagcaaccgcagcaacaacaacagcaaccgcagcaacaacaacagcaaccgCAACTACAACAACAGCAACCGCAACTACAACAACAGCAACCGCAACTACAACAACAGCAACCGCAACCACTACAACCGCAACCactacaacaacagcagcagagtGGATGCGGTGACGGCGGTGATCAGAGGGAGAAGCCTACTACCAGCATATCACCCGACCAAACGAAGACCAATGCTGGCGGAAAGAAGACTCTGATGCGTGTCTTCAGCAAGATGCCCCAGTGGAACCCTGTCAGCGAGGAGTGCTCAGAGCTGTTCGATGAGTACTTCAGTGATGACAGCCCTGTAGAGACCAGGACTATAGACGATGAGGCGAAATGCCTGGACTTGTCAAACGGCACGGACAAAACCCAGAAAGAGCTTCTGGACCCTTCGGGAGTCCAGAGTAGCAGTTGCTGTAAGGGACATGGGCATCAGGGACAGAAGGGAACAGGGCAGGTGGGTGTGGGACCGGGGGGTGTTGGTGGGGATGAGGCTGATGTCCAGACCTGGTGTATGGGGGAGGCTGACGTTAAGACCAGGTGTGGGGGGGAGGCTGACGTTAAGACCAGGTGTAGGGGGGAGGCTGACGTTAGGATCAGGTGTGGGGGGGAGGCTGACGTTAAGACCAGGTGTGGGGGGGAGGCTGACGTTAGGATCAGGTGTGGGGGGGAGGCTGACGTTAAGACCAGGTGTGGGGGGGAAGCTGACGTCCAGGCCAGGTGTATGGGGGAGGCTGACGTCCAGGCAAGGTGTATGGGGGAGGCTGACGTCCAGGCAAGGTGTATGGGGAGGCTGACGTCCAGGCAAGGTGTGGGGGGAGGCTGACGACCAGGCCAGGTGTGGGGGAGGCTGACGTCCAGGCCAGGTGTATGGGGGAGGCTGACGACCAGGCCAGGTGTGGGGGGGAGGCTGACGTCCAGGCCAGGTGTATGGGGAGGCTGACGACCAGGCCAGGTGTGGGGGAGGCTGACGTCCAGGCCAGGTGTGGGGGAGGCTGACGTCCAGGCCAGGTGTGGGGGGGAGGCTGACGTCCAGGCCAGGTGTGGGGGGGAGGCTGAACGCCAGGCCAGGTGTGGGGGGGAGGCTGACACGCCCGGGCCAGGTGTGGGGGGGAGGCTGACGTCCAGGCCAGGTGTGGGGGGAGGCTGACGTCCAGGCCAGGTGTGGGGGGGAGGCTGACGTCCAGGCCAGGTGTGGGGGGGAGGCTGACGACCAGGCCAGGTGTGGGGGAGGCTGACGGCCAGGCCAGGTGTGGGGGGGAGGCTGACGTCCAGGCCAGGTGTGGGGGAGGCTGACGTCCAGGCCAGGTGTGGGGGGAGGCTGACGTCCAGGCCAGGTGTGGGGGGGAGGCTGACGTCCAGGCCAGGTGTGGGGGGAGGCTGACGACCAGGCCAGGTGTGGGGGAGGCTGGCGTCCAGGCCAGGTGTGGGGGAGGCTGGCGTCCAGGCCAGATGTGGGGGGAGGCTGACGTCCAGGccaggtgtggggggggggctgaCGTCCAGGCCAGGTGTGGGGGGAGGCTGACGTCCAGGCCAGGTGTAGGTGTGGCTCTACAGACACATCAGAGGCACGCTCCTGTAGAAGTTGTTCTGCTGAGCAGAACATGTGCATCCTGATTTCAGTATCCGTCCCCAAAGGGGCCCAACAAAAGAAGGGGTCCCCGCTTAATGACTGTGAAATCCCTCGGAACGAGAGTTCGGACAGTGCGCTTGGGGACAGCGAGAGCGAAGATGCAGGGCAGGACGTCCACAGGCAGAGTGATAGCGACACCTACTACAAAGATGATCAGGAGCCAGATGAGTGGCAGGAAGAGGTGGAGGTCCCCTTCCCTGGGTGAGATA
The Oncorhynchus keta strain PuntledgeMale-10-30-2019 chromosome 11, Oket_V2, whole genome shotgun sequence genome window above contains:
- the LOC118389823 gene encoding folliculin-interacting protein 1, whose translation is MPPTLFQKLFNKRNSISPPPRCNKEDPAFSWSSPQLDPSQIRLILYQDCERRGRNVLFDSSSKKRSAEEAPASQKMCSSEAQVKMYGKCCQLRPTGGSSNSLDSSCAAEAREPREQGLRFQGLRCSSDANMLGEMMFGSVAMSYKGSTLKIHQIRSPPQLMLSKVFTARTGSSVYGSLNTLQDSLEFMGQDPNSLRPDQNTVTNGLLGNIGFSQLCSPRRAFSEQGPLRLIKSASFFSGHSNPMDMPGRSLYDERDSGIARSASLSSLLITPFPSPGSSLTSSQASSYQRRWLRSQTTSLENGVFPRWSVEESFNMSDESGGPSLGVARKKKIAIGVIFLLSQDEEENIKFQDFFFSHFPLFESHMNKLKSAIEQAMKMSRRSVDSSQRALAYSRMVDGLNEFRTTIVNLYTMPRVAEPVWLTMMSGAPEKNQLCGHFMRELALLMEQASKNQFLPALLTAILTNHLAWVPTVMPNGQPPIKIFLEKHSSQSVDRLAKSHPYNPLWAQLGDLYGAIGSPVRLSRTVVVGRRRELVQRLLYVLTYFIRCSELLETHMLDSTEDEAIVIPGSLITTSLQRGEVEESDYVLVTVHKPSGDYLSQDPEPQEDRSYPSHSNNSLQCSTYTEAGPKEGDSNNSQGSKNIVLQTQAHFSHNTNAVPIIHMEDVSEPTPLKESPTAFLEAKLETVVCVGSTSPRETVVRVGSASPREQVCVLLETKPETELEVKASEKEGVGSLPIKVFHSSGIPLEKKPPDKTVPVPVPGPFLSKHQEEPATKVLFLIGDPQSPGSDTESRRRKLEEDIKKHKKCIKEKQRQQPQLQQQQQPLQQQQSLLQQQQQPQQQQQPQPQQQQQPQPQQQQQPQPQQPQPQQPQPQQPQQQQQQPQQQQQQPQQQQQQPQLQQQQPQLQQQQPQLQQQQPQPLQPQPLQQQQQSGCGDGGDQREKPTTSISPDQTKTNAGGKKTLMRVFSKMPQWNPVSEECSELFDEYFSDDSPVETRTIDDEAKCLDLSNGTDKTQKELLDPSGVQSSSCCKGHGHQGQKGTGQVGVGPGGVGGDEADVQTWCMGEADVKTRCGGEADVKTRCRGEADVRIRCGGEADVKTRCGGEADVRIRCGGEADVKTRCGGEADVQARCMGEADVQARCGGRLTTRPGVGEADVQARCMGEADDQARCGGEADVQARCRCGSTDTSEARSCRSCSAEQNMCILISVSVPKGAQQKKGSPLNDCEIPRNESSDSALGDSESEDAGQDVHRQSDSDTYYKDDQEPDEWQEEVEVPFPGSKLVEHFSKPSIANFGRSLFGGYCTTYVPDFVLQGMPNDDKLRQGLMSELAHAVQHPVLDEPIAEAVCIIADTDKWTVQVASSQRRATDNNKLGKEVLVSSLVSSLLQSTHLLYKMNLSPNFCIMHLEDRLQEIYFKSKMLAEYLKGQTRVHVKELGMVLGIESSDLPLLAAVASTHSPYVAQILL